The following proteins are co-located in the Patescibacteria group bacterium genome:
- a CDS encoding glycosyltransferase family 4 protein has translation MKILSLGLDNSILNKNSHLAGRAFEYGEMVEKYTVVVPAQEDKERVLSDKVRVYGQGGSNKAIKLFRVFRLAKRLLQEEKYDLITVQDQYFLGWLTLKLARKFKIGLEIQIHGFEKFFGWRKMIAKFVIPRADAVRTVSQRLKKELVSNFGVKEEKITVVPIYVERVTHNVERVTHNDKFIFLTVGRLVPVKNIEMQIEALATIVKQFPGTKLLVVGDGAERKKLEQICCALCVARYVTFLGWQSDLEKFYAQADALLLTSNYEGWGMVIIEAASFGLPIIMTDVGCAGEVIKNGESGIIIPVGGRKELEEAMRRIMGDENLRKRLGEGAKRAVEKLPSKEETLELYKESWKKACRMV, from the coding sequence ATGAAAATTTTAAGCCTAGGCTTGGATAATTCAATTTTAAATAAGAATTCCCATTTAGCTGGACGGGCCTTTGAATATGGGGAAATGGTTGAAAAATATACTGTGGTCGTGCCGGCCCAAGAAGATAAAGAAAGGGTTTTGTCGGACAAAGTAAGGGTTTATGGCCAAGGGGGTAGTAATAAGGCCATAAAGCTTTTCCGGGTTTTCCGGCTGGCCAAAAGATTATTACAAGAGGAAAAATATGATTTAATTACGGTTCAGGACCAATACTTTCTGGGCTGGCTGACCCTGAAACTGGCGCGTAAATTTAAAATCGGTTTAGAGATCCAGATTCATGGTTTTGAAAAATTTTTCGGCTGGCGAAAAATGATAGCTAAATTTGTTATTCCCCGGGCAGACGCTGTCAGAACGGTCAGCCAAAGGCTAAAAAAAGAATTAGTTTCTAATTTTGGGGTTAAAGAAGAAAAGATTACGGTCGTGCCGATATACGTGGAACGCGTAACACATAACGTGGAACGCGTAACACATAACGACAAATTTATCTTTTTAACGGTTGGCAGGTTAGTGCCCGTTAAAAATATTGAAATGCAGATTGAGGCGTTAGCTACAATAGTTAAACAATTTCCCGGGACAAAACTTTTGGTTGTCGGTGACGGCGCTGAAAGGAAAAAACTAGAACAAATTTGTTGCGCGTTATGTGTTGCGCGTTATGTGACTTTTTTAGGCTGGCAAAGCGATTTAGAAAAATTTTACGCTCAAGCCGACGCGCTCTTGCTCACTTCAAATTATGAAGGCTGGGGGATGGTAATAATAGAAGCGGCGAGTTTCGGTTTGCCCATAATTATGACTGACGTGGGCTGCGCCGGCGAAGTGATAAAAAACGGCGAGTCAGGTATAATAATTCCGGTTGGCGGCCGGAAAGAACTGGAAGAAGCTATGCGTAGGATAATGGGGGATGAAAATTTAAGAAAGAGGCTGGGAGAAGGCGCAAAAAGGGCCGTAGAGAAATTGCCGAGCAAGGAGGAGACGTTGGAATTATATAAGGAGAGTTGGAAGAAAGCATGTCGAATGGTATAG
- a CDS encoding glycosyltransferase family 4 protein, whose product REITERISDIEFDMITARMDRKLPRFERLGNINVYRIGIGLPIFDKLWLAFGGAKFAKKSHEKNKYDAVWAIMASFGGLAAETFKKENPEVKFLLTLQEGDDLTEVERKTIFIKKRFKNIFARADYIQAISRYLEDWAKKMGAICPIEVVPNGVDTGIKNYELRIKNHEFKKSLGIGEDEKVIITVSRLVKKNGVGDLIEAIKSVEAKLLICGDGEERQKLEARSKKLGISDKVIFLGFIAPEELPKYYALADVFCRPSLSEGLGNVFLEAMAAGTPVIATPVGGIPDFLADGETGWFCRVRDPESIAEKIKWILDGKNEEEVKKVADNARKMVEEKYDWEGIAKKMEKIFMSF is encoded by the coding sequence CGGGAAATAACCGAACGGATTTCTGATATAGAGTTTGATATGATAACGGCCAGAATGGACAGGAAACTGCCCAGGTTTGAACGGCTGGGCAATATTAACGTGTACCGGATCGGCATTGGTTTGCCGATTTTTGATAAGCTTTGGCTGGCTTTTGGAGGGGCGAAATTTGCCAAAAAATCGCATGAAAAAAATAAATACGATGCTGTTTGGGCAATTATGGCGAGTTTTGGCGGCTTGGCCGCGGAAACTTTTAAAAAGGAAAACCCTGAAGTTAAATTTTTGCTTACTTTGCAAGAAGGGGATGATTTGACCGAAGTGGAGCGCAAAACCATATTTATAAAAAAAAGGTTCAAAAATATTTTTGCGAGAGCCGATTATATCCAGGCGATAAGCCGTTATCTGGAGGATTGGGCGAAAAAGATGGGAGCAATTTGCCCGATAGAAGTTGTGCCGAACGGAGTGGACACGGGAATTAAGAATTACGAATTAAGAATTAAGAATCACGAATTTAAAAAGAGTTTGGGGATTGGGGAGGATGAAAAAGTGATAATTACAGTTTCAAGGCTAGTAAAAAAGAACGGGGTAGGCGATTTGATTGAAGCGATAAAAAGCGTGGAAGCGAAATTATTGATTTGCGGCGATGGCGAAGAGAGGCAGAAGCTGGAAGCAAGAAGCAAGAAATTGGGAATCAGCGACAAGGTGATTTTTTTGGGTTTTATTGCGCCGGAAGAGTTGCCGAAATATTACGCTTTGGCCGATGTTTTCTGCCGGCCGTCCCTTTCCGAAGGGTTGGGCAATGTTTTTTTGGAAGCCATGGCGGCCGGAACGCCGGTTATTGCCACGCCAGTTGGCGGCATACCGGATTTCTTGGCAGATGGTGAAACCGGCTGGTTTTGCCGGGTCAGGGATCCGGAAAGCATCGCGGAAAAAATAAAATGGATTTTAGACGGAAAAAATGAAGAAGAGGTGAAGAAAGTGGCAGACAACGCCAGAAAAATGGTTGAGGAAAAATACGATTGGGAGGGAATTGCGAAAAAGATGGAAAAAATATTTATGAGTTTTTAA
- a CDS encoding GtrA family protein, producing MFDIYRSCKKIFNSVCPNIYSWLEKYKLIVKYIISGGTAAVVDLGCLYIFTDVFGIWYVISASLAFVVAFLISFSLQKFWTFRDNGRKKIYRQISLYFIVGVVNLLFNAGGMYLLVDKFGIMYISAQIIMGILLGSGSFLIYNFIIFEKKRIERKKYGGEGLKILIATGIFPPDIGGPATYTKTLCEELPKLGCEVKVVTYGEAGIESNGSQVFKVSRKQNIIFRYFKYFWQVLGLAGRADIIYAHDLVSVGLPCALVKFLKPKTKLVVRLGGDFLWEKAYDNGWTDKPLSRYYEEQKNFSEKFFLYVYKFVLSKCDKIIFSTLWQKEIYEKYLKVKPEKVFVIDNIFPEFIPPEKLFGGGRRILLAGRLIKLKNFAKIFEVVKRLPEINLLVIGEGPEEENLKKLARKLKIENRLSFKKRLAWPELAEEIFGSFLVLAPSITEISPNLVLECLKLKKPVLVTRECGFYNTYKEKLIFIDPFNGDDIKEKIVRLLDGNNYDNYLREIKTINTERGKIDLARDHYNFFKNL from the coding sequence ATGTTTGATATTTACCGAAGCTGTAAAAAAATTTTTAACTCCGTTTGCCCCAATATTTACAGTTGGCTGGAAAAATATAAGTTAATTGTAAAATACATTATTTCCGGCGGGACAGCCGCTGTTGTTGATTTGGGTTGCCTTTATATTTTTACTGATGTTTTTGGCATCTGGTATGTGATTTCCGCCAGCTTGGCTTTTGTTGTCGCTTTTTTAATAAGCTTTTCTTTGCAGAAGTTCTGGACTTTCCGCGATAATGGCCGAAAAAAAATTTATCGGCAGATATCTTTATATTTTATTGTCGGGGTGGTAAATTTACTGTTTAACGCCGGCGGCATGTATTTGTTAGTTGATAAATTTGGCATAATGTACATTTCGGCCCAGATAATAATGGGAATTCTCTTGGGTTCTGGCAGTTTTTTAATTTATAATTTTATAATTTTTGAAAAGAAAAGAATAGAAAGGAAAAAGTACGGGGGAGAAGGTTTAAAAATTTTAATTGCCACCGGCATTTTCCCGCCGGATATCGGCGGGCCGGCCACTTACACGAAAACTTTGTGCGAAGAGCTGCCTAAGCTTGGGTGCGAAGTCAAGGTTGTCACTTATGGCGAGGCGGGGATCGAAAGCAATGGGAGCCAAGTTTTCAAGGTTAGCCGGAAGCAGAATATTATTTTTCGCTATTTCAAATATTTCTGGCAGGTTTTAGGATTGGCCGGCCGGGCGGATATAATTTACGCCCACGATTTAGTGAGCGTCGGCCTGCCATGCGCTTTAGTTAAGTTTTTAAAGCCAAAAACAAAATTAGTTGTCCGTTTAGGCGGAGATTTTTTGTGGGAGAAAGCTTATGATAACGGCTGGACGGATAAGCCTTTAAGCCGATATTACGAGGAGCAAAAAAATTTTTCTGAAAAATTTTTTTTGTATGTTTATAAATTTGTTTTGTCAAAATGCGATAAAATAATATTTTCTACTTTGTGGCAGAAAGAAATTTATGAGAAATATTTAAAAGTTAAACCGGAGAAGGTTTTTGTTATTGATAATATTTTTCCCGAATTTATTCCGCCGGAAAAGCTGTTCGGTGGCGGCAGGCGGATTTTACTTGCCGGAAGGCTGATTAAATTAAAGAATTTTGCTAAGATTTTTGAGGTGGTTAAGCGCCTGCCAGAGATTAATTTACTGGTTATTGGCGAAGGGCCGGAAGAAGAAAATTTAAAAAAACTGGCGAGAAAGCTAAAGATTGAAAATCGGCTTAGTTTCAAAAAAAGACTGGCTTGGCCGGAATTGGCCGAAGAGATTTTCGGCAGTTTTTTAGTTTTAGCGCCTTCAATAACGGAAATAAGCCCGAATTTAGTATTGGAATGTTTAAAACTAAAAAAGCCCGTTTTAGTTACTCGCGAATGCGGTTTTTACAATACATACAAAGAAAAACTTATTTTTATAGATCCTTTTAATGGGGACGATATAAAAGAAAAGATAGTTCGTCTTTTAGACGGAAATAATTATGATAACTATCTAAGGGAGATTAAAACAATAAACACGGAAAGAGGCAAGATTGATTTGGCCCGAGACCATTATAATTTTTTTAAAAATTTATAA
- the dnaG gene encoding DNA primase, whose protein sequence is MDQVEEIKSRLDIVEIIREYIPLKPAGINFRALCPFHREKSPSFIVSPEKQIWHCFGCGRGGDVFSFIMEIEGLGFAEVLRNLAPRAGVTLERQNPKLTSQRNRLLDIMEAAADYYRKALKKEEAKSVREYLTSRDLKEETIEFWQIGYSPDSWDDLINMLKARGYSENEIFLAGLSTKKDNSAKFYNRFRDRIMFPIFDINGAVVAFSARVRPDKENTEKMGKYINSPATMIYDKSRILFGLDKAKMAIKSEDLAVIVEGQMDAITAHQNNFKNVIASSGTALTGEQVKLLKRYTGNIALGFDMDQAGQMAADRGIREAMEAEMNIKLIIIPSGKDPDECIKTSPEEWRKAVVQAKPIMEYYFGKIFSGLNLEEVADKRQAVKKILPVLSKLGNRIEKDFWLKKLAEKIEVSESLLRETLVKLENKEDGRPAGRKPEKDETNLSPRKSREELLSELMLALGIRFSGLLAYITDHIQPDQIVGSANKLFYRDLIIYYNKVISNKNEAEKAKIFSDFDYEGLKKWFLKNSSSLPPGNEGGNQLKLLDRLVLLGDKEFYDLDEEKAKGETIKIVMALKKHYLICRMKEIEKTIGRCEDDGEAEKAGELMEELKMLSDEIREIGE, encoded by the coding sequence ATGGATCAGGTTGAGGAAATAAAATCGCGGCTGGATATTGTGGAAATAATCAGGGAATATATTCCCCTGAAGCCGGCCGGAATAAATTTTCGGGCGCTTTGCCCCTTTCATCGGGAAAAATCCCCGTCTTTTATAGTTTCTCCGGAAAAGCAGATTTGGCATTGTTTCGGCTGTGGCCGGGGCGGGGATGTTTTTTCTTTTATAATGGAAATTGAGGGGTTGGGCTTTGCCGAAGTTTTGCGCAATCTTGCCCCCAGAGCGGGAGTAACCCTGGAGAGGCAGAATCCAAAACTAACTTCGCAACGAAACCGGCTTTTAGATATTATGGAAGCGGCGGCTGACTATTACCGCAAAGCTTTAAAAAAAGAAGAAGCTAAAAGCGTGAGGGAATATTTAACCAGCCGGGACCTGAAAGAAGAAACAATTGAGTTTTGGCAGATAGGCTATAGTCCGGATTCCTGGGACGATTTAATAAATATGCTTAAAGCCAGGGGCTATAGCGAGAATGAAATATTTTTAGCTGGTCTCTCCACAAAAAAAGACAACAGCGCGAAGTTTTATAACCGCTTTCGCGATCGGATAATGTTCCCCATTTTTGACATAAACGGGGCGGTTGTGGCTTTTTCGGCGCGGGTCAGGCCGGACAAGGAAAACACGGAAAAAATGGGCAAGTACATAAACAGCCCGGCGACAATGATTTATGACAAGAGCCGGATTTTGTTCGGTTTGGACAAAGCCAAAATGGCGATAAAGAGCGAAGATTTGGCCGTAATTGTGGAAGGCCAGATGGATGCGATTACGGCCCATCAGAATAATTTTAAGAATGTTATAGCTTCTTCAGGTACGGCCTTGACCGGAGAACAGGTTAAATTATTAAAGCGTTATACCGGAAATATTGCTCTGGGCTTTGACATGGATCAGGCCGGGCAGATGGCGGCTGACCGCGGAATCAGGGAAGCGATGGAGGCGGAGATGAATATAAAATTAATAATTATCCCTTCTGGAAAAGATCCGGACGAATGCATAAAAACCAGCCCGGAAGAATGGAGAAAGGCGGTTGTCCAAGCCAAGCCGATAATGGAATATTATTTTGGCAAGATATTTTCCGGCTTGAATTTGGAAGAAGTGGCAGACAAGCGCCAAGCGGTTAAAAAAATATTGCCGGTTCTTTCAAAATTAGGCAATAGGATAGAAAAAGACTTTTGGCTCAAAAAATTGGCGGAAAAAATTGAGGTGTCGGAAAGCCTTCTCCGGGAGACTCTTGTAAAACTGGAGAACAAAGAAGACGGCCGGCCGGCCGGCCGTAAGCCGGAAAAGGATGAAACAAATCTAAGCCCTAGAAAAAGCCGGGAGGAATTGCTTTCTGAACTGATGTTGGCCCTAGGCATAAGATTCTCCGGCCTACTTGCTTATATCACAGACCATATTCAGCCTGACCAGATCGTCGGTTCGGCCAATAAATTGTTTTACAGGGATTTAATAATTTACTATAATAAGGTTATTAGCAATAAAAATGAAGCGGAGAAAGCGAAAATTTTTTCAGATTTTGACTATGAAGGATTAAAAAAGTGGTTTTTAAAGAATTCTTCTTCTCTTCCGCCCGGAAATGAAGGCGGTAACCAGCTTAAATTATTGGACCGGCTGGTTCTTTTGGGCGATAAAGAATTTTACGACCTAGACGAGGAAAAAGCCAAAGGAGAAACTATAAAGATAGTTATGGCCTTAAAAAAGCATTATTTGATATGCCGGATGAAAGAGATAGAAAAAACGATTGGCCGTTGCGAAGATGACGGCGAGGCGGAGAAAGCGGGGGAATTGATGGAAGAATTAAAAATGCTGTCTGACGAGATAAGAGAGATCGGGGAATAA